One genomic segment of Mustelus asterias chromosome 26, sMusAst1.hap1.1, whole genome shotgun sequence includes these proteins:
- the timm13 gene encoding mitochondrial import inner membrane translocase subunit Tim13 codes for MDDFSSGGPVGGKVDSGMIMEQVKLQIAVANAQELLQRMTDKCFRKCIGKPGSSLDNSEQKCIAMCMDRYMDAWNTVSRTYNSRLQRERAQM; via the exons ATGGACGATTTCTCCTCGGGAGGGCCGGTCGGAGGGAAGGTGGACTCGGGCATGATTATGGAGCAGGTGAAATTGCAGATCGCCGTGGCGAACGCCCAGGAACTCTTACAG AGGATGACTGATAAATGTTTCAGGAAGTGTATTGGGAAACCAGGAAGTTCACTGGACAACTCTGAACAG AAATGTATAGCTATGTGTATGGATCGCTACATGGATGCCTGGAACACAGTATCACGAACGTACAACTCCAGACTACAACGAGAGCGTGCACAGATGTAA